Proteins encoded in a region of the Streptomyces liliiviolaceus genome:
- a CDS encoding amino acid permease, whose protein sequence is MNHRRSSSRLPDNAVLRKLGYKSELARGMGGFGNFAVSFSVICVLAGGLTLFGYGMNTGGPAVMLWGWVGIGAMTLILGLCLAEVTSVYPTSGGLYYMAHRLGGPRWAWVTGWLNLLGLLGAIAGIDYGCALFVGAFANLQWGLVPTPETTMLIFAGILLLHGTLNSLGIKLVTVLNSISVWWQLGGVALIVGLLAFAPGERQSADFVFTHFNNGTGFDNPVYVAALGCLLAAYTFCGYDASSHLSEETRDAQMAAPKGIVRAIAWSWAAGFVLLAGLLFAIEDYAGTLGTSTGVPPAQIFIDVLGTGVAKGLLLVVIVAQLFCGNAETAAASRMVYAFSRDGALWGSTTWRRVTSRTKTPVYAVWLSVGVALFLAAPSLYSPTAYAAVTAINVIGITPAYVIPVYLRRRYPGAFTPGPWNLGRWSKPLGWISVVYVVVLTVVFCLPQASPITTTSFNYAGVALLAVLFVAWLTWMTKGKRSYKIPPLGTDAETVALSEGVV, encoded by the coding sequence GTGAATCACAGACGATCAAGTAGCCGCCTGCCGGACAACGCCGTGCTGCGCAAGCTCGGCTACAAGTCCGAACTGGCCCGTGGCATGGGCGGATTCGGCAACTTCGCGGTCAGCTTCAGCGTGATCTGTGTCCTGGCCGGCGGCCTGACCCTGTTCGGGTACGGCATGAACACCGGCGGTCCCGCCGTCATGCTGTGGGGCTGGGTCGGCATCGGCGCCATGACGCTGATCCTCGGTCTGTGTCTGGCCGAGGTCACGTCCGTCTATCCCACCTCGGGCGGCCTGTACTACATGGCCCACCGGCTCGGTGGCCCGCGCTGGGCGTGGGTGACCGGCTGGCTCAACCTGCTGGGCCTGCTCGGCGCGATCGCCGGTATCGACTACGGGTGCGCGCTGTTCGTCGGGGCGTTCGCGAACCTGCAGTGGGGCCTGGTGCCCACGCCCGAGACGACGATGCTGATATTCGCCGGCATCCTGCTACTGCACGGGACCCTCAACTCGCTGGGCATCAAGCTGGTCACCGTCCTCAATTCGATATCGGTGTGGTGGCAGCTCGGCGGTGTCGCGCTGATCGTCGGACTGCTCGCCTTCGCCCCGGGTGAGCGGCAGAGCGCGGACTTCGTGTTCACGCACTTCAACAACGGGACCGGTTTCGACAACCCCGTCTATGTGGCCGCGCTGGGCTGTCTGCTGGCCGCGTACACGTTCTGCGGCTATGACGCCTCCTCTCACCTGTCGGAGGAGACCAGGGACGCGCAGATGGCGGCCCCCAAGGGCATCGTCCGCGCCATCGCCTGGTCGTGGGCGGCCGGGTTCGTGCTGCTGGCCGGGCTGCTGTTCGCGATCGAGGACTATGCGGGCACCCTGGGCACCAGCACCGGCGTGCCGCCCGCGCAGATCTTCATCGACGTCCTGGGCACCGGCGTCGCCAAGGGCCTGCTCCTGGTCGTGATCGTCGCCCAGCTGTTCTGCGGGAACGCCGAGACGGCCGCCGCGTCCCGCATGGTGTACGCGTTCTCGCGGGACGGGGCGCTGTGGGGCTCCACGACCTGGCGGCGCGTCACCAGCCGCACCAAGACCCCCGTGTACGCGGTGTGGCTGTCCGTCGGCGTCGCGCTGTTCCTGGCCGCGCCCAGCCTGTACTCGCCGACCGCGTACGCGGCGGTGACCGCGATCAACGTCATCGGAATCACGCCCGCGTACGTGATCCCGGTTTACCTGCGGCGGCGCTACCCCGGGGCCTTCACGCCGGGCCCGTGGAACCTCGGCCGCTGGAGCAAGCCGCTCGGCTGGATCTCCGTCGTCTACGTGGTCGTGCTGACCGTGGTGTTCTGCCTGCCGCAGGCCTCACCGATCACCACGACCTCGTTCAACTACGCGGGCGTCGCCCTCCTGGCCGTCCTGTTCGTCGCGTGGCTCACCTGGATGACCAAGGGCAAGCGCTCCTACAAGATTCCGCCGCTGGGCACCGACGCCGAAACCGTGGCCCTGTCCGAAGGCGTGGTGTGA
- a CDS encoding glutamine synthetase family protein yields MTSATSSDPLYVAHPPLLKPEELERLVRDGEITTVVLAVPDMQGRLKGKLHDARGFMHRFGGSEMCAYVLATDVDMNPQPGYALTGWHDGFGDLRAVPDGQAMRRLPYLPGTVLVHGDAVHHDGRPVDVAPRQMLHRQLQALRSFGLEAKAGVESEYMLYNGTQAQVRRRGYRGLTPVSPYNLDYALDHPPAVSAFFEDLRSALHGAGCPPEAFKTEGAPGQVEVTWPYGDPMRACDDYTVHKHAVRHLAERHEMVPTFMAAPRTGVGSGLHLHVSLWHDDEDPAFYAPQPDVLPSELMQHSIAGLIAALPHMVPLFAPFANSYKRYRPRSFAPTRFTWGRDNRSCAVRVIGEETNPHLEVRLAGADANPYLALAAVIAAINYGLRNEPKLPEPCTGDGYSADDALPVPNNLDEALTDFAESEIAQNAFGASAVDHYAHAAEIELAVAEGQVTDWELRRGFDRA; encoded by the coding sequence ATGACCAGCGCAACCAGCTCAGATCCCCTGTACGTCGCCCATCCGCCGCTTCTGAAGCCGGAAGAGCTGGAGCGTTTGGTACGGGACGGTGAGATCACGACCGTGGTGCTCGCGGTCCCCGACATGCAGGGCCGCCTCAAGGGCAAACTCCACGACGCCCGCGGCTTCATGCACCGCTTTGGCGGGTCGGAGATGTGCGCCTACGTGCTCGCCACGGACGTCGACATGAACCCGCAGCCGGGATATGCCCTCACGGGCTGGCACGACGGTTTCGGTGACCTGCGTGCCGTCCCCGACGGTCAGGCCATGCGCCGCCTGCCCTACCTGCCCGGTACCGTCCTGGTCCACGGCGACGCCGTTCACCACGACGGCCGGCCCGTCGACGTCGCCCCACGGCAGATGCTCCACAGGCAACTCCAGGCTCTCCGCTCCTTCGGCCTGGAGGCCAAAGCCGGCGTGGAGAGCGAATACATGCTCTACAACGGCACCCAGGCGCAGGTGCGCCGCCGCGGGTACCGGGGGCTCACGCCCGTCTCGCCCTACAACCTCGACTATGCGCTCGACCACCCGCCGGCCGTGAGTGCGTTCTTCGAAGATCTCCGGTCGGCACTGCACGGGGCCGGATGCCCGCCCGAGGCGTTCAAGACGGAAGGGGCCCCCGGGCAGGTCGAGGTGACGTGGCCGTACGGGGATCCGATGCGGGCCTGCGATGACTACACCGTCCACAAGCACGCCGTGCGCCACCTCGCCGAACGGCACGAGATGGTTCCTACGTTCATGGCCGCCCCGCGGACCGGCGTAGGCAGTGGTCTGCACCTGCACGTGTCCCTGTGGCACGACGACGAGGACCCGGCGTTCTATGCGCCGCAGCCCGACGTGCTGCCCTCCGAACTCATGCAGCACTCCATCGCCGGGCTCATTGCGGCACTGCCGCACATGGTCCCGTTGTTCGCGCCCTTTGCGAACTCGTACAAGCGGTACAGGCCGCGCTCGTTCGCGCCGACGCGTTTCACCTGGGGGCGTGACAACCGCTCCTGTGCCGTCCGGGTCATCGGCGAGGAGACGAACCCGCACCTGGAGGTGCGCCTGGCGGGTGCCGATGCGAACCCGTACCTGGCCCTGGCCGCGGTGATCGCAGCGATCAACTACGGCCTGCGCAACGAGCCGAAACTCCCGGAACCCTGCACCGGGGACGGCTACAGCGCCGACGACGCACTGCCGGTGCCCAACAACCTGGACGAAGCCCTCACCGACTTCGCGGAGAGCGAGATCGCGCAGAACGCATTCGGCGCCTCCGCCGTGGACCACTACGCCCACGCCGCCGAGATCGAACTCGCCGTGGCCGAGGGACAGGTCACGGACTGGGAACTGCGACGGGGGTTCGACCGTGCCTGA
- a CDS encoding CPBP family glutamic-type intramembrane protease — MGTTQLACSAVLGAWLTWRVRQRRDSKGTPRWWPQLRTRAAGLLSTTVFFTAIPVDDMLHDDVGPALFGCAVAWLAVEVCRAHGVWADNGAPYTTVQRLHAWQIAQMGFVACAAAGFLFGWLATLLLWIGPDSVPIMQDDQMSTLGISSPTELVLAVVRAVVIEDVIIVAATVTLMKAVRRPTWEIYTLICLIEVALHAYFGLPAIGAAAMAAGRVWLYLRYRSLLPLMVSHALWDFVPTLQPPLQSLPLIPRVALLLCLSLAFSLVDMRLKKATGKGKKSAPSPGSSTAAASDEARTP; from the coding sequence TTGGGGACGACCCAACTCGCCTGCAGCGCTGTACTGGGCGCCTGGCTCACCTGGAGAGTCAGGCAACGGCGGGACTCGAAGGGCACACCGCGATGGTGGCCTCAACTCCGCACGCGCGCGGCAGGGCTTCTCTCCACCACGGTCTTCTTCACGGCCATCCCCGTCGACGACATGCTGCACGACGACGTGGGCCCTGCGCTGTTCGGGTGCGCGGTGGCATGGCTGGCCGTGGAAGTCTGCCGGGCGCACGGGGTGTGGGCGGACAACGGGGCGCCCTACACGACCGTTCAGCGGCTGCACGCCTGGCAGATCGCACAGATGGGGTTCGTCGCCTGCGCCGCGGCAGGCTTCCTCTTCGGATGGCTGGCAACGTTGCTCCTGTGGATCGGCCCGGACTCCGTGCCGATCATGCAGGACGATCAGATGAGCACACTCGGCATCAGCAGTCCGACGGAGCTCGTCCTCGCCGTCGTGCGCGCCGTGGTGATCGAGGACGTCATCATCGTCGCGGCCACGGTCACGCTGATGAAGGCTGTCCGCAGACCCACGTGGGAGATCTACACCCTGATCTGCCTCATCGAGGTCGCACTGCACGCCTACTTCGGCCTTCCCGCCATCGGCGCCGCTGCCATGGCCGCCGGCCGTGTCTGGCTGTACCTGCGCTACCGCAGCCTCCTGCCGCTGATGGTCTCGCACGCCCTGTGGGACTTCGTGCCCACGCTCCAGCCGCCGCTCCAGTCGCTTCCCCTCATTCCTCGGGTAGCGCTCCTTCTCTGTCTGAGCCTCGCCTTCAGCTTGGTCGACATGCGGCTGAAGAAGGCCACGGGCAAGGGGAAAAAGTCGGCGCCCTCCCCGGGGTCCTCAACCGCTGCTGCGAGCGACGAGGCGAGAACCCCATGA
- a CDS encoding zinc-dependent metalloprotease: MTQLIVLDETRRNPDLRDRVLEVLDKVAPLVAEITDLPLPATVRFRLLAPKAWREEVRLYPQRTLAKEIGDLEPPEIKAGRVIVKVAGFTPPLVWPLVLGSTQEAKDGQCETISTPATWRHAGVLASDPALHQVIAHELVHQVQREARIGAVWTSLFPHKHGLGRASRKSISFVLEGHADWADRMVTTRLFGTPANHRKARKSLRYRLHDNPLIRRFGPDREAYEQGGAMIEHVVGLHGAHTVNRVWEDISLLPTKAEVADPDAWGRRLKLDHGPHTVPAVS, from the coding sequence GTGACCCAGCTCATCGTCCTCGACGAGACCCGCCGTAACCCGGACCTACGCGATCGGGTCCTCGAAGTCCTGGACAAGGTGGCCCCGCTCGTGGCGGAGATCACCGACCTTCCCTTACCTGCCACGGTCCGCTTCCGCCTGCTGGCCCCGAAAGCGTGGCGAGAGGAAGTCCGCCTGTACCCGCAGCGGACTCTGGCCAAGGAGATCGGCGACCTGGAACCACCAGAGATCAAGGCCGGCCGGGTAATAGTCAAAGTCGCGGGATTTACCCCGCCCCTGGTCTGGCCCCTTGTGCTCGGAAGCACTCAGGAAGCCAAAGATGGCCAGTGCGAAACCATCAGCACTCCCGCGACCTGGCGCCACGCCGGAGTGCTGGCCAGCGACCCTGCCCTCCACCAGGTGATAGCCCACGAGCTGGTGCACCAGGTGCAGAGGGAGGCCCGCATCGGCGCGGTGTGGACAAGCCTCTTCCCACACAAGCACGGGCTGGGCAGGGCCTCGCGAAAAAGCATCTCGTTTGTCCTTGAAGGACATGCGGACTGGGCTGACCGGATGGTCACCACCCGTCTGTTCGGTACGCCGGCCAATCACCGTAAGGCGCGGAAGTCCTTGCGCTACCGGCTGCACGACAACCCCCTCATCCGCCGCTTCGGCCCCGACCGCGAAGCGTACGAACAAGGGGGCGCAATGATCGAACACGTTGTGGGGCTCCACGGTGCACACACAGTGAACCGAGTCTGGGAAGACATCTCGCTCCTTCCCACCAAGGCGGAGGTCGCGGACCCCGATGCCTGGGGCCGCCGCCTGAAGCTGGACCACGGCCCGCACACGGTACCGGCCGTTTCCTGA